In Zingiber officinale cultivar Zhangliang chromosome 1A, Zo_v1.1, whole genome shotgun sequence, a genomic segment contains:
- the LOC122038958 gene encoding ras-related protein RABA2a-like → MAMARRGGFQEEYDYLFKMVLIGDSGVGKSNLLSRFVRNHFSLDSKSTIGVEFASRTLQVEGKIVKAQIWDTAGQERYRAITSAYYRGALGALLVYDVTKPKSFENASRWLKELRDHADSNIIVMLIGNKTDLKHLRAIPSEDAQSFAEKEGLSFIETSALEATNVENAFNIILSEIYRIMCKKSLISSTEPKQNPGASKNIKEGNTIVVSETSKVETQNRCCST, encoded by the exons ATGGCGATGGCGAGGCGAGGGGGGTTCCAGGAGGAGTACGATTACTTGTTCAAGATGGTTTTGATAGGCGACTCTGGCGTCGGCAAATCCAACCTTCTCTCTCGTTTCGTCCGCAACCATTTCTCCCTCGACTCCAAGTCCACCATCGGCGTCGAATTCGCTAGCCGCACCCTCCAG GTTGAAGGTAAGATAGTAAAAGCACAGATATGGGACACGGCAGGCCAAGAACGATACCGTGCGATAACTAGTGCCTATTACCGAGGTGCCCTCGGTGCACTTCTCGTCTACGATGTAACCAAACCCAAGTCTTTCGAGAATGCAAGCCGGTGGCTCAAGGAGCTCCGTGATCATGCCGACTCTAACATCATAGTCATGCTCATTGGTAACAAGACCGACCTCAAGCACCTTCGTGCCATTCCCTCGGAGGATGCGCAAAGCTTTGCGGAGAAGGAAGGCCTTTCGTTCATAGAAACCTCTGCCCTTGAGGCCACGAATGTGGAGAATGCATTTAACATCATACTTTCAGAGATATATCGGATCATGTGCAAGAAGTCTTTGATCTCTTCAACAGAACCCAAGCAGAATCCAGGAGCTTCCAAGAACATCAAAGAGGGGAACACCATCGTCGTGTCAGAGACAAGTAAGGTCGAGACACAAAATAGGTGCTGCTCAACGTAG